From the Myxococcales bacterium genome, one window contains:
- a CDS encoding ASCH domain-containing protein yields MRALSVKQPWAELIAAGKKKIEYRTWSVDLRGELLIVASKSRNDDDVRARRSI; encoded by the coding sequence ATGCGCGCACTTTCCGTGAAGCAGCCGTGGGCGGAGCTCATTGCGGCCGGCAAGAAGAAGATCGAATACCGCACGTGGTCCGTCGACCTCCGCGGCGAGCTCCTGATCGTCGCGAGCAAGAGTCGCAACGACGACGACGTGCGCGCGAGGCGGTCGATCTAG